The Hymenobacter sp. DG01 genome has a segment encoding these proteins:
- a CDS encoding VOC family protein has translation MNTPCLTPYLTFNGNCRQAMSFYQQCLGGELMVQLFEGTPAAEHVAPDVLQNVLHSSLTKPDLVLMASDSGMGAVAKGDMVSLSINCQSLEEIQRLFAQLSVGGTVTMPLQDTFWGATFGMFTDQFGIDWMLNYDKQPQH, from the coding sequence ATGAACACTCCCTGCCTCACTCCCTACCTGACGTTTAATGGCAACTGCCGCCAGGCAATGAGCTTCTACCAGCAGTGCCTGGGCGGCGAGCTGATGGTGCAGCTGTTTGAGGGCACTCCGGCCGCCGAGCATGTAGCCCCCGACGTCCTCCAGAACGTGCTGCACTCCTCCCTAACCAAGCCCGACCTTGTGCTAATGGCTTCTGACTCTGGGATGGGGGCCGTAGCCAAGGGCGACATGGTTTCCTTGTCTATCAACTGCCAGAGTCTGGAGGAGATTCAGCGGCTATTTGCCCAGCTCTCCGTGGGCGGCACCGTGACCATGCCCCTGCAGGATACGTTCTGGGGCGCCACCTTCGGCATGTTCACCGACCAGTTTGGCATTGACTGGATGTTGAACTACGACAAGCAGCCCCAGCACTAG
- a CDS encoding DoxX family protein: MKKTTVFYWLSTGLLAALMLLSGVSNALMDTASVEAFRHLGYPAYLLPFLGVAKLLGVAALLVPGFPRLREWAYAGFVFDLSGAMYSLISVDEPAIVWLPIGVGFLLIAASYQLNRHRATASGAVPATPSLA; this comes from the coding sequence ATGAAAAAGACAACCGTATTCTACTGGCTTTCCACCGGCCTGCTGGCGGCCCTGATGCTACTGTCGGGCGTTTCAAACGCGCTGATGGATACCGCGTCTGTGGAGGCCTTCCGGCACTTGGGCTATCCGGCCTACCTGCTGCCTTTTCTGGGCGTTGCCAAGCTACTGGGGGTAGCGGCCCTGCTGGTACCCGGCTTTCCGCGCCTGCGCGAATGGGCCTACGCCGGCTTCGTGTTTGATTTGAGCGGAGCTATGTACTCGCTGATTTCGGTGGACGAGCCGGCCATCGTGTGGCTGCCCATCGGGGTGGGCTTCCTGCTGATTGCGGCCTCCTACCAGCTAAACCGCCACCGGGCCACCGCTTCCGGGGCGGTTCCGGCCACTCCCAGCCTCGCCTGA
- a CDS encoding inorganic diphosphatase: protein MPTPLDKLPAHAAHSRTHVHVVVETPKGERNKVAYEPELDVFMLKGVLPEGHSFPYDFGFIPSTKAEDGDPLDVLLLLDAPTFAGCVVEARLIGALEIEQLEDDGSRVRNDRLLAVAANSRQHKGLHEITDLSREMLHEIEHFFSSYNSVKGGEIKVLHRVGAKKAHALLGQALV, encoded by the coding sequence ATGCCTACTCCCCTCGATAAGTTGCCGGCCCACGCGGCCCATTCCCGCACCCATGTGCACGTAGTAGTAGAAACGCCCAAGGGCGAACGAAACAAAGTGGCCTACGAGCCCGAGTTGGACGTATTCATGCTGAAAGGCGTGCTGCCCGAAGGCCACAGCTTCCCCTACGATTTCGGCTTTATCCCCTCTACCAAAGCCGAGGACGGAGACCCGCTCGATGTGCTTCTGCTGCTGGATGCGCCCACCTTTGCCGGCTGCGTGGTAGAAGCCCGCCTCATTGGCGCCCTGGAAATTGAACAGCTGGAAGACGACGGCTCCCGCGTCCGCAACGACCGGCTACTGGCCGTGGCCGCCAACTCGCGCCAGCACAAAGGCCTCCACGAAATCACGGACCTCTCGCGGGAAATGCTCCACGAAATAGAGCACTTCTTTAGTTCCTACAACTCCGTGAAAGGCGGCGAGATAAAAGTCCTGCACCGGGTAGGCGCCAAAAAGGCCCACGCGCTGCTGGGTCAGGCACTGGTGTAA
- a CDS encoding HNH endonuclease — MPKSISDIYLHRFTHLRVARSRQHGEAPYKPALLLAVLDGIEDGSIQDNHIYITPELLAAFRSLCRDLSTSALFRANDFSLPFYHLTGDGFWHLRTLPGMEMVLTASRPVKSLRSLRETVEYATLDAELWALLQEPVAREELRQALLHRYFPQTRFRYQPRAGTEAVQQLRRQMLEEPVASYGLRATPADELDAAVRSGMFKRVVLEAYDHTCAISGLKLVSTNTAALNPLLDACHVVPWALTHDDTIGNGLALCPNLHRAFDRHLFWIDEDYTVRCSTGFAEAAGAAYGIRQFEGQRLLLPTEQAWWPRPENLRAKREAC; from the coding sequence GTGCCGAAATCTATATCTGATATCTACCTCCACCGCTTTACCCACCTGCGGGTGGCGCGCAGCCGCCAGCACGGCGAGGCTCCTTACAAGCCCGCTCTGCTGCTGGCTGTGCTCGATGGCATTGAAGACGGTAGCATTCAGGATAACCACATCTACATTACCCCAGAGCTGCTGGCCGCCTTCCGCAGCCTCTGTCGTGACCTAAGCACCTCGGCGCTATTTCGGGCCAACGACTTTTCCTTGCCCTTCTACCACCTCACTGGCGACGGATTCTGGCACCTACGCACCCTGCCTGGTATGGAGATGGTACTGACGGCTTCACGCCCCGTGAAAAGCCTGCGGAGTCTGCGCGAAACCGTGGAGTATGCTACCCTTGATGCCGAACTGTGGGCGCTGCTGCAGGAGCCGGTGGCACGCGAGGAGCTGCGCCAGGCCCTGCTGCACCGCTACTTTCCACAGACGCGCTTCCGGTACCAGCCCCGCGCCGGCACCGAGGCCGTGCAGCAGCTTCGGCGGCAGATGCTGGAGGAGCCAGTGGCCTCTTACGGTCTTCGGGCTACCCCCGCCGATGAGCTGGACGCGGCCGTGCGAAGCGGGATGTTCAAGCGTGTAGTGCTGGAAGCTTATGACCATACCTGCGCCATATCGGGCCTGAAGCTGGTCAGCACGAACACGGCGGCGCTGAATCCGCTGCTGGATGCCTGCCACGTTGTTCCCTGGGCCCTTACCCACGACGATACCATTGGCAACGGCTTGGCGCTGTGTCCCAACCTGCACCGGGCCTTTGATCGGCACCTCTTCTGGATAGATGAGGACTACACTGTGCGGTGCAGCACGGGCTTCGCCGAAGCGGCCGGGGCCGCCTACGGCATCCGGCAGTTTGAAGGCCAACGCCTGCTACTGCCCACAGAACAGGCGTGGTGGCCACGGCCGGAAAATCTGCGCGCGAAGCGGGAAGCTTGCTGA